Below is a genomic region from Deltaproteobacteria bacterium.
ACGTCCAGCGTTATTTGAAATCGATCGGACTTCCTGTACCGCAGATCAAACTCTTCAGCTTCGAGGATCGATGGCTAATTCTGGAAGATTTGGGAGATATCAAATTTTTTGATGTTGTTTTCGATGCGGGCAAAGAAAAAATTCTCGACGCTTACAAAAAAGCCATCGATCTGTTGGTGGTACTACAGAAAAAAACAACCGCGCATCCCGGCGATAAATGCATCGCTTTCCACCGCTCTTACGACGCCACACTCTTCAATTGGGAGTTTGATCATTTTGTTGAATATTATTTTCAGCGGTCAGCGGTCAGCGGTCAGCCATCAGCTAAAGACAAAAAAATATTTAAAGAAGAGACGCGAAAAATCACGGAGGAACTTTGTAAACTACCACAGGGTTTCACGCATCGCGATTATCAGAGCCGAAATTTGATGGCTTATAAAAATATATTTTACATTATCGATTTTCAGGATGCACTGTTGGGACCCAAAGTTTACGACTTGGTCTGTCTCCTCAGAGATTCCTACGTGGATGTAACTCCTTATTTAAAAACCCTCGTCGATTATTACTGCGAAAAATCCGAACAAGACCCGAAAAAAATCTGGAGGGCCTTTGATTTACAAACGGTTCAGCGAAAACTCAAAGACACAGGACGGTTTGTTTTTATCGACCGCGTCAAAAAGAATCCAAACTTTCTCCCCTTCATCCCCACCTCGATGAGTTATGTAAAACAGGCGCTGGAGAGATTGCCGGAGTATCGCGCGCTCCATGAATTGTTGAACAAGTTGGACAAGGGGGAAAAACGATGAAAATCAAAAAGGCCATGTTGTTTGCGGCGGGGTTGGGGGAGAGGATGCGACCGTTGACGAATGGTCATCCCAAACCTCTCCTTCCATTGGGAGACCGCCCTATTATTGATTACTCGCTTTTCTATCTGAAACGCTTTGGAGTGGAAGAGGTGATGATTAATATTTTCTATCACGGGGACAAAATTGAACAGCAGTGCGGGTCCGGCGAAAAATATGGGCTTAAACTCCACTATTCCCAAGAAACCGAATTGCTTGGTACCGGCGGCGGATTAAAAAAAGTGGAAAGTTTTTTTAAAGAAGAAGAGGCCTTTTTCACATTGAATAGCGACACTTTGATTATTTGCGATTTGCAAGACCTGTCCCTGTTTCATGAAGAACAAAAATCTGTGGCAACGCTGGTCGTCGCCCCATGGCAAGAGGGCTACACCCGTCTGCAAGTGACCAACAATCAGTTTTTGAACGTGGGAGCGGGAGATTATCTTTTCACGGGACTCACGGTTTTAACTCCGTCCATCTTCAACGAGCTGGAATTAAAACGCTCCAATCTGATTACCGATGGCGTGATGCACCTCATGCAAAAAACAAAAACCATCGCAGGATTTGTTCATGAAGGATATTGGCGGGACATCGGCACGAAAGAAAGTTACCAAAAAGCCCAAGAAGAATGGGCGGCCACGCATCACAACCGGTTGGGATAAATTGGAATCAATCGGTTTTTTTGTCAGTCCCGCCCCTGCCTCCGCAGGGGTAAACTCCGGCGGGAATCCAGAAAAGCTTATAAAAGACTGGATCCCTGCCTTCGCAGGGATGACAAACTTGCACACACAAAAACGGACATTTTGTTTTGCGGGGGCTGTGGCACTCAATTACTGAATCTTCACGATTCTGTTTTTCATCTTTACCAACACACACACAATACGATTTGGAGCGCATCACAGGGAGAAGCAACTATAGAGAGAAAACTCTCAGACGCGGTGTTACTGGGAGACCCATTCCACCCGCTAGCACCTGCTGATGCACTCGTCCACGCTGTACAGTTGTTCAGCTGTGTTAAACCTGTCGAGTTACATCCAGACCACCAATAACCTGAACTTGTGGTGACACCCGCATCCGCTAGCGACGAGTCGAAAGTAAACGGCCTTCCCGCACCATTAACCAAAACATTCCAACTTGAAGCTACGGTTATTCCAGTAGCAGATCTTACTGGCCTATTCGTCGGAACCGAATAACGGGTAGCCATATCGGTAATGCCATCACTGTAATCGGCACAAATAAAGGATCGGGTTGTATTACAATTACTATTGTTATTAAGACCCAAAGCTGTCCTTCGAGTTGCACACAGGGCATCCGCTCCCGCTCTGCCACCCAAATTGCCATTGGTGTTGCCCGTTGCAAACAAGTATATGGGGACCGCCGGCGCAACCGGCGTTGCATTCACGGCACTGGTAAGATCACCCACCACAGAAGAAACAACGGGCGCCAGTTTGAAATAATACTGCACCCCGTTTGTCAGCCCGGTGACGGTGGAAGTTGTCACGGCTCCTACCGTTGCCACTAAACTATAGGTTCCCCCCGAAGAAAGACTCTGATAAATTTTGTAGCCCGTCGCTCCACTAACCGCCGACCAACTCAAAACAACCTGTGCATTTCCCGCCGTTGCCAAAAGGCCGGCCGCACCGGCTAAAGGTGTGGCGCTCATTGCATCCGACAAGGCCGATTCCCCCATCGAGGTATAAGAAGAAATCTTGTAAAAATAAGGAGTCCCGTTGGTTAGTCCGGTATTGGTGTATGTTGTGTTGGTTGTGGTTACCAGCAGTGCATATGTTCCACTTAAAGAAGAACTCCGATAAATTTTGTAGCCGGTTGCACCCGATGTTGCAGTCCAATTAAGAATCACCTGTCCATTTCCTGCCGAGGATTGCTGAAACCCCGAGGCCGCTTGAATCCCACCATAATTTTCAAAACCGGAGCAAGTCCCGCTGGAGCAGGTGAGCGGTGGATAACACTCATAGGTAAAGTTACATGATCCACCGGGTCCGTGCATCTGCGTAAACATGCTTCCGCCTCCCGCAGTAACAAGGGTTGGATTCATACTGCACAGTCCGTCGCTACTACAGTAATTCGTTGCGCAGTTGACATTCGTTGTGCATTTGGAACCAAAACCGCAACTGGAAGTGCAAGCGGACATACATACTTTGATTGGCGTGCAGGTGGGCGCCGCACTGGGGCAATCTGCATCTACCGAACAACCTATGGCGTGCGCATCGGTAAAGCCGGTGGGATTTTGCACATAGGTGGTGAACTGATTGTTAAAAATTGTTTGCCCCGCCGTTCCCGTGTAGGCGTCTGGGTGCGCAACCCATTTGTCTATAAACGTACCTGGACTAGCCTTTAACGCATCCAACGCCGTGGTGGAGGTTGCCGATGCCAGTTGGTTGAAAAGCGCCTCTCCCTGCTGAGCACATGTTGTGGAATCGGTGCAGGTAAATTTGGAAGCCTGGCTGTCCATCATTGTTTTCATGGCTTCCCACTTCCCGTCATCAAAAGTGCCGGAGAATTTTCCTGCCATCCCCCCTATCAGTCTGGCCACTCCCGGTTGCTTCATCGCGTTAAAAGCTGTTGTATCTCCGTTGTTATAAGCCGTTGCGTTCTTCCCCATGTAATTCTGGAATACCGCAGGATGATCAACACCATTCTGTAACTCCGTGCCGGTCATTCCTCCGAAATATTTAAAAGAGGATTGCCAACCCGTGTCTCCGGCCGTGTCGTATTTGCTATATGTTGTGCTGTCTTCAAATGTCTTAACAATGGCCGGACCAAATTTCTGAAAATTCCCATGCGCTGTACTCCACGGAATGCCTGCCAAACTCGAATCATTGGCTCCCCACTGAGAAAGAATGTTCGGATCCTGAAACGCCGTGTTCATCTCACTGAAAGAAACGGGTGCGGCGGCCATCGCGGCACGAAATGCCTGACATACCGCTTTGGAAGAACTCGCCGCATCACTACTCCCTGCCGATGTGGAACTGTCTTCACACGCGTTCTTGAAAACTTTGAACAGGGCCTTCGGTTTTATTTCTCCAGAAACAAATTTGGCGGCGCACGCTGAAGGGTTATCCGGTGTACAATTGGGATCGCCCTGATAGTAAACCTGTTGCACAGACAGTGTGGAATCCGTATTGACAATCCCTGCGCTCGCTGTTTGTCCGGTTGCTTTCCCTGTTAAATCAACGAGACTTGTTATTTTTCTTGTTCCCACCGCGGCTTCAAGAAGTACCTGACTGGTGGAGTCAACCTGTGTGGGATCAACGATAACACCGGATATACTCCCGTCGCTGGCGATGACACCCGTATCCAAAACCGTGCCATCCAGTTTCTTGCAAGTCACTGTACCACTCGTGGCGGGAATTTCGCTGACAGCTTTATAGACGATAATCCGGTTCTCTGCATCGCCTCCCTTTGCAACGCTTTTGGAAACTCCTCTGCTGACACTTGATCCAACACTCACACTCGTTGAAGTGCTTTGCGGGACCACAACAGATCCCGTGATAGCCACCCCGGATGTACCGCTGGTTCCAGTTCCACCACCACTCGAGGAACTTGTGGGATTGCCTGCGGTTCCACATCCTATATAAGAAAGAGGAACACTCATTAAT
It encodes:
- a CDS encoding phosphotransferase, which gives rise to VQRYLKSIGLPVPQIKLFSFEDRWLILEDLGDIKFFDVVFDAGKEKILDAYKKAIDLLVVLQKKTTAHPGDKCIAFHRSYDATLFNWEFDHFVEYYFQRSAVSGQPSAKDKKIFKEETRKITEELCKLPQGFTHRDYQSRNLMAYKNIFYIIDFQDALLGPKVYDLVCLLRDSYVDVTPYLKTLVDYYCEKSEQDPKKIWRAFDLQTVQRKLKDTGRFVFIDRVKKNPNFLPFIPTSMSYVKQALERLPEYRALHELLNKLDKGEKR
- a CDS encoding NDP-sugar synthase, whose translation is MKIKKAMLFAAGLGERMRPLTNGHPKPLLPLGDRPIIDYSLFYLKRFGVEEVMINIFYHGDKIEQQCGSGEKYGLKLHYSQETELLGTGGGLKKVESFFKEEEAFFTLNSDTLIICDLQDLSLFHEEQKSVATLVVAPWQEGYTRLQVTNNQFLNVGAGDYLFTGLTVLTPSIFNELELKRSNLITDGVMHLMQKTKTIAGFVHEGYWRDIGTKESYQKAQEEWAATHHNRLG